The following coding sequences are from one Vicugna pacos chromosome 19, VicPac4, whole genome shotgun sequence window:
- the FAM210B gene encoding protein FAM210B, mitochondrial isoform X2 produces MAGLLALLGPAGRVGARVRPRASWLLGAAAPCAPSPVFLPLLGPGPHAPLQRAARGNSDGRQDPRKITVTTGGDINSTEGEKLSKSQQLKKIFQEYGAVGVSLHIGLSLISLGMFYMVVSSGVDMSAILLKLGFKESLVQSKMAAGTSTFVVAYAIHKLFAPVRISITLVSVPLIVRYFRKVGFFKPPAAKP; encoded by the exons ATGGCCGGGTTGCTGGCGCTCCTGGGCCCCGCTGGCAGAGTGGGCGCCCGGGTCCGGCCTCGCGCCTCCTGGCTCCTGGGCGCCGCCGCCCCCTGCGCCCCGTCGCCCGTGTTCCTGCCGCTGCTCGGGCCAGGGCCACACGCCCCGCTGCAGCGCGCGGCCCGCGGGAACAGTGACGGCCGCCAG GACCCCAGAAAAATCACTGTGACAACAGGCGGAGACATCAACAGTACAGAGGGGGAAAAGTTAAGCAAGTCACAGCAGCTGAAAAAGATTTTTCAAGAATATGGTGCTGTTGGCGTGTCGCTGCACATCGGCCTGTCGTTAATCTCCTTGGGCATGTTTTACATGGTGGTTTCAAG TGGTGTGGACATGTCAGCCATCCTGCTTAAACTCGGGTTCAAAGAGTCCCTGGTACAGTCGAAGATGGCGGCGGGCACAAGCACCTTCGTGGTGGCCTACGCCATCCACAAGCTGTTCGCACCCGTGAGAATCAGCATCACCTTGGTTTCTGTGCCCTTGATTGTCAGATATTTTCGGAAAGTGGGATTTTTTAAACCTCCAGCTGCAAAGCCTTGA
- the FAM210B gene encoding protein FAM210B, mitochondrial isoform X1, whose amino-acid sequence MAGLLALLGPAGRVGARVRPRASWLLGAAAPCAPSPVFLPLLGPGPHAPLQRAARGNSDGRQCASPSLVCAQDPRKITVTTGGDINSTEGEKLSKSQQLKKIFQEYGAVGVSLHIGLSLISLGMFYMVVSSGVDMSAILLKLGFKESLVQSKMAAGTSTFVVAYAIHKLFAPVRISITLVSVPLIVRYFRKVGFFKPPAAKP is encoded by the exons ATGGCCGGGTTGCTGGCGCTCCTGGGCCCCGCTGGCAGAGTGGGCGCCCGGGTCCGGCCTCGCGCCTCCTGGCTCCTGGGCGCCGCCGCCCCCTGCGCCCCGTCGCCCGTGTTCCTGCCGCTGCTCGGGCCAGGGCCACACGCCCCGCTGCAGCGCGCGGCCCGCGGGAACAGTGACGGCCGCCAG TGTGCCTCCCCTTCTTTGGTTTGTGCGCAGGACCCCAGAAAAATCACTGTGACAACAGGCGGAGACATCAACAGTACAGAGGGGGAAAAGTTAAGCAAGTCACAGCAGCTGAAAAAGATTTTTCAAGAATATGGTGCTGTTGGCGTGTCGCTGCACATCGGCCTGTCGTTAATCTCCTTGGGCATGTTTTACATGGTGGTTTCAAG TGGTGTGGACATGTCAGCCATCCTGCTTAAACTCGGGTTCAAAGAGTCCCTGGTACAGTCGAAGATGGCGGCGGGCACAAGCACCTTCGTGGTGGCCTACGCCATCCACAAGCTGTTCGCACCCGTGAGAATCAGCATCACCTTGGTTTCTGTGCCCTTGATTGTCAGATATTTTCGGAAAGTGGGATTTTTTAAACCTCCAGCTGCAAAGCCTTGA